Proteins found in one Corynebacterium canis genomic segment:
- a CDS encoding AAA family ATPase translates to MNEAAIDALRQALAVHPDPQLRVTLAELLLASDRPEEAMVEATEVLKQNPAEQRATAVLTAAASKIAQPKFDWDTAEEQVKDTERVVLGPSDDAPPALFEPTTTGISFRDVGGLEHVKQRLDEAFIQPMKNARIAKAFGKSLRGGLLLYGPPGCGKTFIARAVAGQLGADFRDVAMTDLVSSYRGDTERNIHAVFEEVRAAQRPTVLFLDELDSLALRRSSLRGSASWLRGSVNQLLLEMDSIQENNDSLFVLAASNHPWDIDDAFLRPGRFDRTVLVPPPDAAARYSILKSKLSNRPTGELDLQQLVTSTGRFSGADLDHLCVSAAEKAMTDSIAAEKVLPISMKHFQDALKEIQPSIGEWMESARNVVRYANQSGRYSELAEYLREYDNTVAGGKSGRPSSWWR, encoded by the coding sequence ATGAATGAAGCTGCAATTGATGCATTGCGCCAAGCGCTAGCTGTCCACCCCGACCCCCAACTGAGAGTCACCCTAGCGGAGTTATTGCTTGCTTCCGACCGTCCTGAAGAGGCGATGGTGGAAGCTACCGAGGTGTTAAAGCAGAACCCCGCAGAGCAGCGAGCGACGGCGGTGCTGACGGCCGCGGCGTCGAAAATTGCGCAACCGAAGTTTGATTGGGACACCGCGGAAGAGCAAGTCAAAGACACTGAGAGGGTAGTGCTAGGCCCGAGTGACGACGCCCCGCCAGCACTGTTCGAACCCACAACCACCGGCATTTCCTTCCGCGACGTAGGCGGTCTAGAACACGTCAAACAGCGATTGGATGAAGCCTTTATCCAACCCATGAAAAACGCGCGCATTGCCAAAGCGTTTGGAAAATCACTGCGCGGTGGTCTGCTCCTGTATGGCCCTCCGGGATGCGGCAAGACCTTTATCGCTCGTGCTGTCGCAGGGCAGCTCGGGGCGGATTTCCGCGACGTGGCGATGACAGATTTGGTCAGCTCCTATCGGGGTGACACAGAACGGAACATACATGCGGTTTTTGAGGAGGTGCGGGCGGCTCAGCGGCCGACGGTACTGTTTCTCGACGAATTGGATTCGTTGGCATTGCGGCGATCTTCGCTTAGGGGTTCGGCGAGCTGGTTGCGTGGAAGCGTGAACCAATTACTGCTGGAAATGGACTCCATTCAAGAAAACAATGACAGCCTTTTTGTTCTTGCGGCTAGCAACCATCCCTGGGACATCGACGATGCGTTCCTCAGGCCCGGACGCTTTGATCGCACGGTGCTGGTGCCGCCGCCGGATGCTGCCGCGCGCTATAGCATTCTGAAAAGCAAATTAAGCAATCGGCCCACTGGGGAGCTGGACCTGCAACAATTAGTTACCAGCACCGGTCGCTTTAGTGGAGCTGATCTCGATCACCTGTGCGTGTCTGCGGCGGAGAAGGCGATGACTGACTCTATCGCTGCAGAAAAGGTGTTACCAATTTCCATGAAGCACTTTCAGGACGCTCTGAAGGAAATTCAACCCTCCATTGGCGAGTGGATGGAATCCGCACGGAACGTAGTTCGCTATGCGAACCAATCGGGAAGGTACTCTGAACTCGCCGAATACCTTCGCGAATACGACAATACGGTGGCAGGGGGCAAGTCTGGGCGCCCAAGTAGTTGGTGGCGATGA
- a CDS encoding tetratricopeptide repeat protein: protein MPSAEQLIEEAHGYVNVGQLDRAEQCLRDAVSLADSADWKYAAGTIAMAHGQHGEAADLFGQCIALVPDSANYHYFAGIALQQAGDLGGAFQCNQRALELDPEYPEAHHHAAFLGYHMGLNPAWIWHELETAEQLLGAPDTTTTSIKLALLWNSGRSTEARLLLNEALARDPQNVVYREMLATMTTSSLVSREALSGILAETPTRRTAAKQLQQLHRLFLCQCLRWFPSFLLIPLGCAAITSAGICYSEPGAIQGQWELPLAVFGTLIWLFGVGFGLWLLSQAKKHCGDISLGDYLREYRDIRIGFCLIVVGTLISIWAPLSAYPMNWYLWRPLTVLAAVMVWWGVRRIERFVINDVPEDEDQRVTVSQLKLLKRQQVVFLLVLTGGAVLLLGNAGPAQVILSSAALVGTVLCLEVISYARSVYSDLVVSRFTDKLYFWVLQGAMFVMGLALATTSLLNASDGGIVPQQDSQTDVTQEPTHGNRVPSPNYQPEPDIHVPRPRIHF from the coding sequence ATGCCTAGCGCTGAACAGCTTATTGAAGAAGCGCATGGATACGTCAATGTTGGCCAGTTAGACCGTGCGGAGCAATGCCTCAGGGACGCTGTCAGTCTGGCTGATAGCGCGGATTGGAAGTATGCTGCGGGTACGATTGCGATGGCCCACGGGCAGCACGGCGAGGCCGCTGACCTATTTGGACAATGCATCGCACTAGTGCCGGATTCCGCGAACTATCATTATTTTGCCGGGATAGCCTTGCAGCAGGCGGGGGATTTGGGAGGGGCGTTTCAGTGTAATCAAAGAGCGCTGGAACTAGATCCGGAATATCCCGAAGCCCATCATCATGCAGCGTTCTTGGGTTACCATATGGGCTTGAATCCGGCATGGATCTGGCATGAGTTGGAAACAGCGGAACAACTTCTCGGCGCGCCGGATACGACAACTACGAGTATCAAACTAGCTTTGCTGTGGAATTCAGGCAGATCGACAGAGGCGCGTCTGTTGCTCAATGAGGCATTAGCTAGAGACCCACAAAACGTTGTTTACCGCGAAATGCTAGCAACGATGACAACAAGCTCCCTGGTGAGCCGAGAAGCGCTGAGCGGTATTCTTGCGGAGACGCCAACTCGACGTACCGCCGCAAAGCAGCTGCAACAGCTACATCGTTTGTTCTTGTGCCAATGTCTTCGATGGTTTCCTTCCTTTTTGCTGATTCCGCTTGGCTGTGCGGCAATCACTTCCGCCGGTATTTGTTATAGCGAGCCCGGAGCAATACAAGGCCAGTGGGAACTACCGCTTGCTGTGTTTGGCACGTTAATCTGGCTTTTTGGGGTTGGGTTTGGACTGTGGTTGCTCAGCCAAGCAAAGAAACACTGCGGGGATATCAGTCTGGGTGACTACCTGCGGGAATACCGAGATATTAGGATCGGTTTTTGCTTGATCGTGGTGGGCACACTGATATCGATATGGGCGCCGCTGAGTGCATACCCTATGAATTGGTACCTCTGGCGGCCACTCACGGTGCTGGCTGCCGTGATGGTGTGGTGGGGCGTGCGAAGGATTGAACGATTCGTTATCAATGACGTGCCCGAGGATGAGGACCAAAGGGTGACGGTTTCTCAGTTGAAACTTCTAAAGCGGCAGCAAGTAGTGTTTCTCCTTGTGTTAACCGGCGGAGCTGTATTGCTTCTGGGTAACGCGGGTCCGGCGCAGGTGATCCTGAGCTCGGCGGCTTTGGTTGGGACGGTACTTTGTTTGGAAGTCATTAGCTACGCTCGCAGCGTGTATTCGGATCTGGTGGTGAGTAGGTTTACGGACAAGTTATATTTCTGGGTTCTCCAAGGAGCAATGTTCGTGATGGGCTTGGCGTTAGCCACTACCTCGCTTCTCAATGCGAGCGATGGTGGGATTGTGCCGCAACAGGATTCTCAGACTGACGTTACGCAAGAGCCAACGCATGGAAATCGTGTTCCATCGCCTAATTACCAGCCGGAACCGGATATTCACGTTCCTCGTCCAAGAATTCATTTCTAA
- a CDS encoding metallophosphoesterase — protein MRTPAKILSVLGGLTALGGITALWANQETTNFKLHRVEVPLLQPGTLDGNSEFRILHISDLHMVPGQEDKIAWVNSLALLQPDLVVNTGDNLSDAAAVPHVLRALDPLLRRPGVFVFGSNDYFGPKPVNPFGYLVGKKRKVSEEALPWQGMRAAFIEHGWHDATHQRIEFKTSGVRLAIAGVDDPHHDLDDYSLIAGPPHADADLSIGLAHAPEPRILDRFLADGYQLTLHGHTHGGQICLPGEHTIVTNCGIDRRRAKGLHKYGDMWMHVSNGLGNSKYVPFRLFCPPSATLIDITETS, from the coding sequence GTGCGAACACCAGCGAAAATCCTAAGCGTTCTTGGCGGCCTCACCGCGCTCGGCGGAATCACCGCCCTGTGGGCAAACCAAGAAACCACCAATTTCAAACTCCACCGCGTGGAAGTACCGCTTTTGCAACCCGGGACCCTCGACGGGAACTCCGAATTCCGCATCCTGCACATCTCCGACCTGCACATGGTGCCCGGGCAGGAAGACAAAATCGCGTGGGTAAACTCGCTGGCGCTCCTGCAGCCCGACCTCGTGGTAAACACCGGCGATAACCTCAGCGACGCCGCCGCAGTCCCCCACGTATTGCGCGCCCTGGACCCGCTGCTGCGGCGGCCGGGGGTATTTGTGTTCGGATCCAACGACTACTTTGGGCCGAAACCCGTAAACCCCTTCGGCTACCTTGTGGGCAAAAAACGCAAGGTCAGCGAGGAGGCATTGCCCTGGCAGGGGATGCGCGCCGCCTTTATCGAACACGGGTGGCACGACGCCACCCACCAGCGCATCGAATTCAAAACCAGCGGGGTGCGGCTGGCCATCGCCGGGGTGGATGACCCACACCACGACCTGGACGATTATTCCTTGATCGCAGGGCCGCCGCACGCCGACGCCGACCTTTCCATCGGCCTGGCCCACGCCCCAGAGCCGCGAATACTGGACCGATTCCTTGCGGACGGCTACCAGCTCACCCTGCACGGGCACACGCACGGCGGGCAGATCTGCCTGCCCGGCGAGCACACCATTGTGACCAATTGCGGAATCGATCGACGCCGCGCCAAAGGCCTGCACAAATACGGCGACATGTGGATGCACGTAAGCAACGGTCTCGGCAACTCCAAATACGTGCCGTTCCGCCTATTCTGCCCGCCTTCCGCCACCCTTATCGACATCACGGAAACTTCCTGA
- a CDS encoding GatB/YqeY domain-containing protein, producing MSELKDQIRKDLTAAMKARDKEQVAVLRMLQSAIVYEEREGSRHELNDAEVRKVVAREIKKRRESATIYAEAGRAELAATESAEADVLEQYLPSQLDDAALADLVAKVIAEQGAEGMKDMGKVMKAASAAAAGRADGKRLSEAVKAQLGA from the coding sequence ATGAGTGAGTTGAAGGATCAGATTCGAAAAGACCTCACGGCAGCGATGAAGGCGCGGGATAAGGAGCAGGTTGCGGTGCTGCGCATGCTGCAGTCCGCAATTGTGTACGAAGAACGCGAGGGTTCCCGCCACGAGCTCAACGACGCTGAGGTGCGCAAGGTGGTCGCCCGCGAGATTAAGAAGCGCCGCGAGTCCGCCACGATTTACGCCGAGGCCGGCCGCGCGGAGTTAGCGGCTACCGAGTCCGCCGAGGCTGACGTCCTTGAGCAGTACTTGCCCTCCCAGCTTGACGACGCCGCGCTCGCCGACCTCGTAGCCAAAGTCATCGCCGAGCAGGGCGCCGAAGGCATGAAGGACATGGGGAAGGTGATGAAAGCCGCCTCCGCAGCCGCCGCCGGGCGGGCCGATGGGAAGCGGCTTTCGGAAGCCGTAAAGGCGCAGCTAGGGGCGTGA
- a CDS encoding transglycosylase domain-containing protein, whose amino-acid sequence MSLIGALALSPAIGVSSMAITRAQEAMQSNLADLTDGTSPTVTTILDAQEQPMAWLYTQRRFDVPSDQISEPMKQAIVSIEDHRFYEHDGVDWQGTIRAMVTNLFSGSVQQGASTLDQQYVKNYLLLVNADTEAEQIAATETSYARKLREMLMASDLEKFLTKDEILTRYLNIVPFGNGAFGVEAAARTYFDSSAAELTVPQAAMLAGIVQSSSYLNPYTNEEAVVDRRNVVLDTMVREGNISQEEADKFKEEPLGVLEQPQSLPNGCIAAGDRGFFCDFVIQYLAGKGITPEELNRGGYTVHTTLDPAVQDAAHQAVISQADPNAIGVANVMNIIEPGTDSRNILAMTSSRNYGLDLDAGETVLPQTSTRVGNGAGSVFKIFTAAVALEKGLGIESPLAVPQRYEARGLGSGGAKNCPAGSYCVENAGQYKPVMSLKEALAQSPNTTFVKLIEEVGVKDVVDVSVKLGLRSYEEEGSFDGEHSIADYMRDNNLGSYTLGPTAVNPLELSNVAATLASNGRWCEPNPVSKLVDHNGEEVAIERPACEEAVSPEIAHALSIGLSDDTKTGTAAPAASAFGWGVPTAAKTGTTESHQSSAFLGYNSTFAAVAYAYNDGTTISPLCTSPLRQCGYGDLYGGMETARTWLSAASATPAAYNGNLAPIDAQYVEGLAAASLPSVTGLTEEAAKKRLAQDGYTVNVTKVPGNGTPAGRVMAVVPDGSMLQGNKKVTLQVSDGTGGTPPPNQELQDAVNEITGRIQQLIEEASRP is encoded by the coding sequence ATGAGCCTCATCGGAGCCTTAGCATTATCCCCTGCCATCGGGGTTTCAAGCATGGCCATTACGCGTGCGCAAGAGGCGATGCAATCAAATCTTGCTGATCTCACAGACGGTACCTCACCCACGGTAACCACAATCCTTGATGCCCAAGAACAGCCAATGGCGTGGCTTTACACCCAGCGCCGCTTCGATGTTCCGAGCGACCAGATCTCGGAACCTATGAAACAAGCAATCGTCAGCATAGAAGATCACCGCTTTTATGAGCACGATGGCGTTGATTGGCAGGGCACAATTCGTGCAATGGTCACAAACTTGTTCTCCGGCTCAGTACAACAAGGCGCATCCACCCTCGACCAACAATATGTAAAGAACTACTTATTGCTTGTGAATGCCGACACAGAGGCAGAACAAATCGCTGCCACTGAAACGAGTTATGCTCGCAAACTCCGCGAAATGCTCATGGCCTCGGACCTCGAAAAGTTCCTCACCAAGGATGAGATCCTCACCCGCTACCTGAATATCGTCCCCTTCGGCAACGGTGCCTTTGGCGTCGAGGCGGCGGCACGCACCTACTTCGACAGCTCCGCCGCCGAGCTGACCGTGCCGCAGGCTGCGATGCTGGCTGGCATCGTGCAATCCTCCTCCTACCTCAACCCGTATACCAACGAGGAGGCGGTGGTGGATCGCCGCAACGTCGTGCTCGACACGATGGTGCGCGAAGGCAATATTTCCCAAGAGGAAGCGGACAAATTCAAAGAAGAGCCCTTGGGGGTACTTGAGCAGCCCCAGTCGCTGCCAAACGGCTGCATCGCCGCCGGCGACCGCGGGTTCTTCTGCGATTTTGTAATCCAGTACCTCGCCGGCAAAGGGATCACCCCCGAGGAGCTGAATCGCGGCGGTTACACCGTGCACACCACGCTCGACCCGGCCGTGCAAGACGCCGCCCACCAGGCCGTGATCAGCCAGGCGGACCCGAACGCCATCGGTGTGGCGAATGTCATGAATATCATCGAGCCCGGCACGGATAGCCGCAATATCCTCGCCATGACCTCCTCCCGCAACTACGGCCTCGATCTCGACGCCGGGGAAACGGTCTTGCCGCAGACCTCCACGCGGGTGGGTAATGGCGCGGGATCGGTGTTTAAGATTTTCACCGCCGCCGTGGCCCTAGAAAAGGGCTTGGGCATCGAATCCCCGCTTGCGGTGCCGCAGCGCTACGAGGCCCGCGGCCTAGGCTCGGGCGGCGCGAAGAACTGCCCGGCAGGTTCCTATTGCGTGGAAAACGCGGGCCAGTATAAGCCCGTCATGTCGCTCAAGGAGGCCCTGGCGCAATCGCCGAACACCACCTTTGTCAAGCTCATCGAAGAGGTCGGCGTGAAGGACGTGGTGGATGTTTCCGTGAAGCTCGGGCTGCGCTCCTACGAGGAGGAGGGTAGCTTCGACGGGGAGCACTCCATCGCGGACTATATGCGCGACAATAACCTCGGCTCCTACACGCTGGGCCCCACTGCGGTGAACCCGCTGGAGCTGTCCAATGTGGCCGCCACCCTGGCGTCAAACGGGCGCTGGTGCGAACCAAACCCCGTGTCCAAGCTGGTGGACCATAACGGCGAGGAGGTTGCCATTGAGCGCCCCGCCTGCGAGGAAGCGGTGTCCCCCGAAATCGCGCACGCCCTGTCTATCGGGCTTAGCGACGATACCAAGACCGGCACCGCCGCCCCCGCCGCAAGCGCGTTCGGATGGGGTGTTCCTACGGCCGCCAAGACCGGCACCACGGAATCGCATCAATCCAGCGCGTTTTTGGGCTATAACTCCACGTTTGCCGCCGTGGCTTACGCGTATAACGATGGCACCACGATCAGCCCCCTGTGCACCTCGCCCTTGCGCCAATGCGGTTACGGCGATTTGTACGGCGGCATGGAGACCGCCCGCACGTGGTTGTCCGCGGCGTCGGCAACTCCAGCGGCGTATAACGGCAACCTCGCGCCTATCGACGCCCAGTACGTCGAAGGTTTGGCGGCAGCCTCACTGCCCTCAGTCACCGGCCTTACCGAAGAAGCCGCCAAGAAACGGCTGGCCCAAGATGGCTATACGGTGAACGTCACCAAGGTGCCCGGAAACGGCACGCCCGCGGGCAGGGTCATGGCGGTGGTCCCCGACGGATCCATGCTGCAAGGCAATAAAAAGGTCACCCTGCAGGTATCCGACGGCACGGGCGGAACCCCGCCGCCGAACCAAGAATTGCAGGACGCGGTGAATGAAATCACCGGCCGGATCCAGCAATTGATCGAAGAGGCGTCACGCCCCTAG
- a CDS encoding WhiB family transcriptional regulator yields the protein MTTSLVRNRRRNPYFSGTPAETVTQERVRTRGDWVSLAKCRDGDPDALFVRGAAQRSAAVICRHCPVLQECRADALDNRVEFGVWGGLTERQRRALLRKNPHVTNWAEYLSSGGELIGI from the coding sequence ATGACCACCTCACTGGTCCGAAACCGTCGCCGAAACCCCTACTTCTCGGGGACTCCCGCCGAGACTGTCACGCAGGAGCGTGTGCGGACTCGGGGAGACTGGGTGTCCCTGGCCAAATGCCGCGATGGCGATCCAGACGCATTGTTTGTCCGTGGCGCTGCCCAGCGTAGCGCAGCGGTGATTTGCCGGCATTGTCCTGTGCTTCAGGAATGCCGCGCGGATGCGTTGGATAATCGCGTGGAGTTTGGCGTGTGGGGCGGATTGACTGAACGGCAGCGTCGCGCTTTGCTTCGGAAGAATCCACACGTCACCAACTGGGCAGAGTATCTCTCCTCTGGGGGTGAACTCATCGGAATCTAG
- a CDS encoding RidA family protein: MNRPEKLHRLEKLGIKLPAVAAPVASYVPAVRVGNQVWTSGQLPFVDGKLPAVGKVGEKITVEKAAEYAQIAVMNALAAVHALVGIEKVTRVLKVTGYVASAEGFINQPAVINGASNIIGEIFGDAGAHARSAVGVAELPLGSPVEVEVVVEIAD; the protein is encoded by the coding sequence GTGAACCGGCCTGAGAAATTGCATCGATTGGAAAAGCTCGGCATTAAGCTGCCCGCCGTCGCCGCCCCCGTGGCGTCGTACGTGCCCGCCGTCCGGGTGGGAAACCAGGTGTGGACCTCCGGCCAATTGCCGTTTGTGGATGGGAAACTCCCCGCAGTTGGCAAAGTTGGGGAGAAGATCACCGTAGAAAAAGCCGCAGAATACGCTCAGATTGCCGTAATGAATGCCCTCGCCGCTGTGCACGCATTGGTGGGCATTGAAAAGGTGACTCGAGTGTTGAAGGTGACTGGCTATGTTGCCTCCGCTGAGGGGTTTATCAACCAGCCCGCGGTGATCAATGGTGCTTCGAACATAATCGGCGAAATTTTCGGTGACGCTGGGGCCCATGCGAGGTCGGCTGTTGGGGTGGCTGAGCTGCCCCTAGGCTCCCCCGTAGAGGTCGAGGTGGTAGTAGAAATCGCCGACTAA
- a CDS encoding MBL fold metallo-hydrolase, producing the protein MEHPAYSQLRQVTPSAAVVLCPNPGYAALEGTNSWVIRAPGDPRSIVIDPGPEEEGHLNVLHSRADEVGLVLLTHRHHDHADSATRFRQLTGAPVRGWHPAYCRGGEKLQDGETISIEGVTPQIEVVHTPGHTADSVCFFIWSGEPGKSTLEGIVTGDTIAGRHTTMISETDGDLGQYLETLHMLEERGKGITLLPAHGPDHPDLSVLARKYIDRRDQRLAQVRAARKKLGADAPLKQIVDEIYTDVDPVLRDAAEQSTRVTIRYLQEHGE; encoded by the coding sequence ATGGAGCATCCTGCTTACAGCCAATTGCGTCAAGTAACGCCCTCAGCTGCCGTCGTGTTGTGCCCCAATCCGGGGTATGCCGCACTCGAAGGAACGAACTCCTGGGTGATTCGCGCCCCGGGAGATCCTCGTAGCATTGTGATTGATCCGGGCCCGGAGGAAGAAGGCCACCTTAACGTTCTTCACTCCCGCGCCGACGAGGTGGGATTGGTGCTGCTGACGCACCGCCACCACGATCACGCAGATTCGGCCACTCGATTCCGGCAGCTCACGGGCGCTCCGGTGCGCGGCTGGCACCCCGCATATTGCCGGGGCGGGGAAAAGCTCCAAGATGGCGAGACCATCAGCATTGAAGGCGTGACTCCCCAGATCGAGGTTGTGCATACCCCCGGCCATACGGCGGATTCTGTGTGCTTCTTTATCTGGAGCGGAGAGCCGGGTAAGTCCACCCTGGAGGGCATTGTCACCGGTGACACCATTGCGGGCCGACACACCACCATGATTTCCGAAACCGATGGTGACCTCGGCCAGTACCTGGAAACCCTGCACATGCTGGAGGAACGCGGCAAGGGCATCACCCTATTGCCCGCGCACGGCCCGGATCACCCGGATCTTTCCGTGCTGGCCCGCAAGTATATTGATCGCCGCGATCAGCGGCTCGCGCAGGTGCGGGCGGCACGCAAGAAGCTGGGCGCGGACGCCCCGCTGAAGCAGATCGTGGATGAGATTTACACCGATGTGGACCCGGTGCTGCGTGACGCCGCCGAACAATCCACTCGCGTAACCATTCGATACCTGCAGGAGCATGGCGAGTAA
- the glxR gene encoding CRP-like cAMP-activated global transcriptional regulator GlxR translates to MDAVQEILSRAGIFQGVDPVAVGNLIQDLETVRFPRGTTIFEEGEPGDRLYIITAGKVKLARHSTDGRENLLTVMGPSDMFGELSIFDPGPRTSSAVCVTEVQAATMNSEMLRKWIADHPEISEQLLRVLARRLRRTNASLADLIFTDVPGRVAKTLLQLANRFGTQEGGALRVNHDLTQEEIAQLVGASRETVNKALATFAHRGWIRLEGKSVLIVDTEHLARRAR, encoded by the coding sequence GTGGATGCCGTACAGGAAATCCTGTCCCGCGCTGGAATTTTTCAAGGTGTTGATCCCGTCGCAGTCGGTAACCTCATTCAAGATCTAGAGACGGTGCGTTTCCCTCGCGGAACCACCATCTTTGAAGAGGGGGAACCGGGCGACCGCCTGTACATCATTACCGCAGGTAAGGTGAAGCTGGCCCGCCATTCCACCGATGGACGAGAAAACCTGCTTACCGTCATGGGCCCCTCAGATATGTTCGGGGAACTCTCCATCTTCGATCCAGGTCCCCGCACTTCCTCCGCCGTGTGCGTCACGGAAGTGCAAGCAGCAACCATGAACTCGGAAATGCTGCGGAAATGGATCGCTGACCACCCGGAAATTTCTGAGCAGCTCTTGCGAGTGCTGGCCCGCCGGCTGCGTCGCACCAACGCGTCACTGGCGGACCTGATCTTCACCGATGTCCCCGGTCGCGTGGCCAAAACCCTGCTGCAACTTGCCAATCGCTTTGGCACGCAAGAGGGTGGCGCGCTGCGCGTCAACCACGACCTCACGCAAGAGGAAATCGCCCAGCTGGTCGGTGCTTCCCGCGAGACCGTAAACAAGGCCCTAGCCACGTTTGCGCACCGCGGCTGGATCCGCCTTGAGGGCAAGTCCGTCCTTATCGTGGATACGGAACACCTAGCTCGCCGGGCCCGCTAA
- the nth gene encoding endonuclease III yields the protein MAVGNATRQETRLGKVRRARRINRALAQGFPDAHCELDFSNPLELTVATVLSAQCTDVRVNQVTPALFARYQSAADYAHANPEELEEYIRPTGFFRAKAKNLIGLGKALEKDFNGEIPKKLEDLVTLPGVGRKTANVVLGNAFGIPGLTVDTHFGRIVRRLGLTQEENPVAVERDIAELIERKEWTMFSHRVIFLGRRICHSRKAACGACFIAKDCPSFGYAGPADPMMAAKLVTGEDRERLLDLAGVEDAAKR from the coding sequence ATGGCAGTGGGCAACGCAACAAGGCAAGAGACCAGGCTCGGAAAGGTCCGACGAGCGCGGCGCATCAACCGCGCCCTAGCTCAAGGTTTTCCTGATGCGCATTGCGAATTGGATTTTTCAAACCCCTTAGAGCTTACAGTCGCAACTGTGCTAAGTGCACAGTGCACCGACGTCCGTGTGAATCAGGTAACACCCGCCCTATTCGCCCGCTACCAAAGCGCCGCCGACTACGCCCACGCCAACCCCGAGGAACTCGAGGAGTACATCCGCCCCACCGGATTCTTCCGGGCCAAAGCCAAAAACCTCATAGGATTAGGCAAAGCGCTCGAAAAGGATTTCAATGGCGAGATCCCCAAAAAACTCGAAGACCTAGTCACCCTCCCCGGCGTCGGACGCAAGACGGCGAATGTCGTCCTAGGCAACGCCTTCGGGATTCCAGGGCTCACCGTAGACACCCATTTCGGGCGCATTGTGCGTCGCCTGGGGCTCACCCAAGAGGAAAACCCGGTGGCGGTAGAGCGGGACATCGCCGAGCTTATCGAGCGCAAGGAATGGACCATGTTTTCACACCGCGTGATTTTCCTGGGCAGGCGCATCTGCCACAGCAGGAAGGCGGCGTGCGGTGCGTGTTTCATTGCAAAGGATTGCCCGTCTTTCGGATACGCTGGTCCCGCCGACCCTATGATGGCCGCCAAACTAGTCACTGGCGAGGATAGGGAACGGTTATTGGATTTAGCTGGAGTTGAAGATGCCGCAAAGCGCTAA
- a CDS encoding TlpA family protein disulfide reductase, with amino-acid sequence MPQSAKWSIVGAVVLTLCIIGAVPLLLRTVNPPEEAANTASISVEPRPDCAGDFPVDLPCLGGERIDAPPKPTVVNLWAWWCAPCREELPLVDAFASAHPEYRVIGVHADANAANGAAMLKEMGVDTPSFQDDDGSFAGTLGLPGVVPITVVLRADGTVAAVLPKVFTTQADLESAVQEALR; translated from the coding sequence ATGCCGCAAAGCGCTAAGTGGTCCATTGTGGGCGCTGTGGTGCTAACACTGTGCATAATCGGGGCCGTGCCGCTGTTGTTGCGCACGGTAAACCCGCCGGAGGAGGCTGCGAACACGGCGTCGATAAGCGTGGAGCCGCGGCCGGATTGCGCGGGGGACTTCCCCGTGGACTTGCCGTGCTTGGGCGGTGAGCGTATCGACGCCCCGCCAAAACCCACCGTGGTCAACCTGTGGGCCTGGTGGTGCGCGCCCTGCCGCGAGGAACTACCCCTGGTGGATGCGTTTGCCAGCGCCCACCCGGAGTATCGTGTCATCGGTGTGCATGCGGACGCGAACGCCGCAAATGGTGCCGCAATGCTGAAAGAAATGGGCGTCGATACGCCGTCCTTTCAAGACGACGATGGCAGCTTCGCGGGTACTCTCGGGTTACCGGGTGTAGTGCCGATCACCGTGGTGTTGCGTGCAGACGGCACTGTCGCCGCCGTACTACCCAAAGTTTTCACCACGCAAGCCGACCTTGAAAGCGCAGTGCAGGAGGCACTTCGATGA